Proteins encoded within one genomic window of Halocatena marina:
- a CDS encoding 2-oxoacid:acceptor oxidoreductase subunit alpha — translation MTNDELLWRIAGGSGDGIDSTSQNFAKALMRSGFNVFTHRHYPSRIRGGHTYVEIRAAPYDVQSRGDGYNFLLALGDSFARNPQEGAYYGVEEVKPLSENLDELREGGVIVYDEGLLDEADVADLDERAAENDWHVYPLDLRGLAREHGREVMRNTAGVGATAALLGMELDPIEQLMEERMSGEILEQNLEILELANDQMSDTEFTHDLRIPDQGDQADEQDDQVLVSGSTSIAYAALDEGCRFIAGYPMTPWTDVFTIMSQNLPAFGGIAEQVEDEIAAASLAIGASHAGVKAMSGSSGGGFALMSEPLGLAEMAETPIVLVEAMRAGPSTGMPTKPEQGDLEHVLYTSQGDSNRVVFAPGNTEEAYEQTRTAFQIAYDYQIPSIVVYDQKLSGEMTNVDESFFDREPNPSLGSVLTEEEIEDAAHHESGKFNRYQHDPENGVSPRTIPGQEDGRFLVTGNEHTPQGHICEDPDNRIAQMDRRMRKLDSIRAELDESEQSNQTLVTPGEDEQYQYGIMTFGSQQGTVKEATERLNEQGYSVKMLGVSDLMPYPEDEVTAFLDSVEQCMVVEMNATGQFRGLTQKELGGYGDKMTGLLKYNGNPFEPAEVVEGFETSISGDVDAPGQTTKFVPAAGD, via the coding sequence ATGACAAATGATGAGTTACTCTGGCGGATTGCAGGTGGGTCCGGTGACGGGATCGACTCAACCAGCCAGAATTTCGCAAAGGCGCTAATGCGCTCTGGTTTTAACGTCTTCACGCATCGCCATTATCCGTCTCGGATTCGTGGTGGTCACACATATGTCGAGATTCGGGCAGCACCGTACGATGTGCAGTCTCGGGGTGATGGCTACAATTTCCTCCTTGCGCTGGGTGACAGCTTCGCCCGTAATCCCCAAGAGGGTGCGTACTACGGGGTTGAGGAAGTAAAGCCACTCTCTGAAAATCTCGATGAACTCCGTGAAGGGGGCGTTATCGTCTACGACGAGGGACTTCTCGATGAGGCGGATGTCGCAGATCTCGACGAGCGGGCTGCGGAAAACGACTGGCACGTCTACCCGCTCGATCTTCGAGGACTCGCTCGTGAGCACGGGCGTGAAGTAATGCGAAACACCGCAGGTGTCGGGGCAACCGCTGCTCTGCTCGGGATGGAACTCGACCCCATCGAACAGTTGATGGAAGAGCGGATGAGTGGGGAGATACTGGAGCAGAACCTCGAGATCCTCGAACTGGCAAACGACCAGATGTCCGACACGGAGTTCACGCACGATCTCCGTATCCCTGACCAAGGCGACCAAGCGGACGAGCAAGACGACCAAGTGCTCGTTTCGGGCAGCACCTCAATCGCGTATGCGGCACTCGATGAGGGCTGTCGATTCATTGCTGGCTACCCCATGACACCGTGGACAGACGTGTTCACGATCATGTCCCAGAACCTTCCAGCGTTCGGCGGTATTGCAGAGCAGGTTGAAGATGAGATTGCCGCCGCGTCGCTCGCAATCGGTGCCTCACACGCTGGTGTCAAAGCCATGTCTGGTTCGTCGGGAGGTGGGTTCGCGCTCATGTCCGAACCGCTCGGATTGGCAGAGATGGCCGAGACGCCGATCGTGCTCGTTGAAGCAATGCGGGCCGGGCCATCGACGGGAATGCCAACCAAACCCGAACAGGGCGACCTCGAACACGTTCTGTACACCAGCCAAGGCGATTCGAATCGTGTCGTCTTCGCACCGGGGAACACAGAGGAGGCATACGAACAGACACGAACAGCGTTCCAGATCGCCTACGACTATCAGATTCCATCGATCGTCGTCTACGACCAGAAGCTCTCTGGTGAGATGACTAACGTCGACGAGTCGTTCTTCGACCGCGAACCGAATCCATCGCTTGGGTCGGTTCTTACCGAAGAGGAGATCGAAGACGCAGCACACCACGAATCTGGTAAGTTCAACCGGTACCAACACGATCCGGAAAACGGTGTCAGCCCACGCACGATTCCTGGTCAAGAGGACGGACGATTCCTCGTCACCGGCAACGAGCACACTCCACAAGGACACATCTGTGAGGATCCCGACAACCGGATCGCTCAGATGGATCGTCGGATGCGAAAGCTCGACTCGATTCGCGCAGAACTCGACGAGAGCGAGCAGAGCAACCAGACTCTCGTTACACCCGGAGAGGACGAGCAGTACCAGTACGGGATCATGACGTTCGGCAGCCAGCAGGGCACCGTCAAGGAAGCTACCGAACGACTGAACGAGCAGGGATATTCAGTAAAGATGCTCGGCGTGAGCGACCTCATGCCGTACCCAGAAGACGAAGTCACAGCATTCCTCGACTCTGTCGAGCAGTGTATGGTTGTCGAGATGAACGCCACCGGTCAGTTCCGCGGTCTTACACAGAAAGAACTCGGTGGCTACGGAGACAAGATGACTGGTCTGCTGAAGTACAACGGCAACCCCTTCGAACCAGCAGAGGTCGTTGAGGGGTTCGAAACGAGTATCAGCGGGGACGTGGACGCCCCCGGTCAGACGACCAAATTCGTCCCTGCAGCAGGTGATTAA
- a CDS encoding thiamine pyrophosphate-dependent enzyme, with product MSAFSAIGIDREVDQNEFTPGIEPQATWCPGCGDFGVLKALKGAMTELGKNPDEVFLVTGIGCSGKLSSYFESYGYHSIHGRSLPISRAAKLANPDLEVVAAGGDGDGYGIGGNHFMHTARENHDMVYIVFNNEIFGLTKGQTSPTSPKGHKSKTQPHGSAKDPIRPLSMSLSAGASYIARTAAVNPRQAKDIIVEAIEHDGFAHIDFLTQCPTWNKDAKQYVPYTDVQDSDEFELDVTDRRNASEVMYEAESRLAEGEVLTGRFYRDDRPSYGQEKRHTGEMPEVPLAERYFNDDYEWERSADLMDRHR from the coding sequence ATGAGTGCATTCAGTGCAATCGGCATCGACCGAGAGGTCGATCAGAACGAGTTCACTCCCGGTATCGAACCACAGGCGACGTGGTGTCCGGGATGTGGTGACTTTGGCGTCCTAAAGGCGCTGAAAGGAGCGATGACTGAGCTGGGGAAAAATCCGGATGAAGTGTTCCTCGTAACGGGGATTGGCTGTTCGGGTAAGCTCTCCTCGTACTTCGAGAGCTACGGCTACCACTCCATTCACGGTCGTTCGCTACCGATCTCTCGAGCGGCGAAGCTCGCCAATCCAGACCTCGAAGTCGTGGCCGCTGGCGGTGATGGCGATGGCTACGGTATCGGTGGGAACCACTTCATGCACACCGCACGAGAGAACCACGACATGGTGTACATCGTGTTCAACAACGAGATCTTCGGGCTGACCAAAGGACAGACGTCCCCGACAAGCCCGAAGGGTCACAAATCCAAAACGCAACCGCATGGGAGCGCAAAAGATCCCATCCGGCCGTTGTCGATGTCACTCTCTGCGGGCGCATCCTACATCGCACGAACCGCGGCGGTGAATCCGAGACAAGCAAAAGATATCATTGTCGAAGCGATCGAACATGACGGCTTCGCACACATCGATTTCCTGACGCAGTGCCCGACGTGGAACAAGGACGCAAAACAGTACGTCCCGTACACTGATGTTCAGGATTCGGATGAGTTCGAGCTTGACGTAACTGACCGTCGCAATGCGAGCGAGGTCATGTACGAGGCAGAATCACGCCTCGCCGAGGGCGAAGTTCTTACGGGTCGGTTCTACCGCGATGACCGTCCTTCCTACGGGCAAGAGAAGCGTCACACGGGCGAAATGCCCGAAGTACCGCTGGCAGAGCGATACTTCAACGACGACTACGAGTGGGAACGGTCGGCCGATCTCATGGATCGTCACCGCTGA
- the lrpA1 gene encoding HTH-type transcriptional regulator LrpA1, with protein MSTDTTQDRILSVLERDAQASYAEIAEQAGVSKPTVRKYIEQMESEGVIVGYSADVDPKKLSGRSIAMVGIDVESERYVEVTRQLQSREEIEALYTSSGDHMLMAEVHAADGHAVGEIISNQIVTVDGVTAAHPSFLQERLK; from the coding sequence ATGAGCACGGACACTACCCAAGACCGTATTCTCTCTGTCTTGGAGAGGGATGCGCAGGCCTCGTACGCGGAGATCGCGGAACAGGCAGGAGTGTCAAAGCCGACAGTGAGAAAGTATATCGAACAAATGGAATCTGAGGGCGTTATCGTTGGTTACTCCGCGGACGTAGATCCCAAGAAGCTCTCTGGACGATCGATCGCAATGGTCGGTATCGATGTCGAAAGCGAGCGATACGTCGAAGTGACTCGGCAATTGCAGTCGCGCGAGGAAATCGAGGCGTTGTATACGTCTTCGGGAGATCACATGTTGATGGCGGAAGTGCACGCTGCAGACGGCCACGCAGTCGGTGAAATCATCAGCAATCAGATTGTGACTGTCGACGGTGTCACTGCTGCACACCCGTCGTTCCTGCAAGAACGATTGAAGTAG
- a CDS encoding SRPBCC family protein, with protein MPIFTRQTRIRAPFEEVWDFHSRSEGLEILTPAFMRLTIERVVAPDGTLDPDYLHEGARIDATVRPFGIGPRQGWTSVIVDRTTAESAAAFVDEMEDGPFPHWQHTHSFYADGLETLLRDRIEYELPFGGLGRIAGRFGDLGFEPMFRYRHWKTREVLE; from the coding sequence ATGCCCATTTTCACTCGCCAAACCCGAATTCGTGCACCGTTCGAGGAGGTTTGGGATTTTCATTCTCGCAGCGAAGGGCTCGAAATACTCACGCCTGCGTTCATGCGCCTCACTATCGAACGTGTTGTCGCTCCCGACGGGACACTCGATCCTGACTATCTCCATGAGGGCGCGCGCATCGACGCGACTGTTCGTCCGTTCGGAATTGGTCCCCGTCAGGGGTGGACCTCCGTTATCGTCGACCGAACCACAGCAGAGAGCGCAGCAGCGTTTGTTGATGAGATGGAGGACGGTCCGTTTCCACACTGGCAACACACCCATTCGTTTTACGCCGATGGGCTGGAAACGCTGCTCCGCGATCGGATCGAATACGAACTTCCCTTCGGAGGTCTCGGGCGGATTGCGGGTCGATTTGGCGACCTTGGATTCGAACCGATGTTCCGGTATCGCCATTGGAAGACAAGGGAGGTACTGGAGTGA
- a CDS encoding DMT family transporter, whose protein sequence is MDVRTFDADTKPLLALVVAICAVSTSAILVRWSNAPSLIKALYRVFFTIVLIAPFALRRHEGEFRRLSRRDLIGASIAGLALAFHFSAWFESLNWTTVAASVTLVQSQPVFVALGASLFLDEDVSARIVGGISIALVGMVVMSAGELTAGASGAAPLYGNALAVLGASMAAVYVLSGRALRQRVPLLPYVTVVYVVCVLVLFVLVLVRGLPLVSYPLREWILFLGMAIGPGIFGHTVINWALAHVESSVVSVSLLGEPVGSTLLALILLGEIPGVLTVVGGTVVLGGIVIAANR, encoded by the coding sequence GTGGATGTACGCACATTCGATGCCGATACGAAACCGCTGCTCGCGCTCGTGGTTGCCATCTGTGCAGTGAGCACGAGCGCAATTCTCGTCCGTTGGAGTAACGCACCGAGTCTCATCAAGGCGCTCTACCGCGTCTTTTTCACGATCGTTCTCATCGCGCCATTCGCACTGCGTCGACACGAGGGGGAGTTCCGTCGGCTCTCACGACGCGATCTGATCGGAGCGTCCATCGCGGGCCTCGCGCTCGCATTTCATTTCAGTGCGTGGTTCGAGAGTCTCAATTGGACGACTGTCGCGGCAAGCGTAACGCTCGTTCAGTCACAACCCGTTTTTGTCGCTCTCGGAGCGAGCCTATTTCTTGACGAAGATGTATCCGCTCGGATTGTGGGGGGAATATCGATTGCACTCGTTGGGATGGTCGTTATGTCCGCTGGTGAGCTCACTGCCGGCGCAAGCGGTGCTGCCCCGCTCTACGGGAACGCACTCGCTGTCCTCGGTGCTTCGATGGCCGCTGTCTATGTGCTTTCCGGACGGGCGCTCAGACAGCGTGTCCCACTCCTCCCGTACGTGACGGTGGTGTACGTTGTCTGTGTTCTTGTTCTGTTTGTGCTCGTCCTTGTACGGGGATTACCGCTCGTGTCGTATCCGCTGCGAGAGTGGATTCTCTTTCTCGGAATGGCGATCGGTCCAGGAATCTTCGGTCACACAGTCATCAACTGGGCGCTTGCTCACGTCGAATCGAGTGTCGTCAGCGTCTCACTGCTCGGTGAGCCGGTGGGAAGTACGCTGCTGGCACTTATCTTGCTGGGCGAGATACCGGGCGTCCTGACCGTCGTCGGAGGCACTGTTGTGCTCGGCGGCATCGTAATTGCAGCCAATCGGTAA
- a CDS encoding NAD(P)-dependent oxidoreductase, which yields MTIEETPATTPTVAITGAAGFAGSCVIQAFQNKHPDWNLIGIDNFYLGTVRTVGDLSIKHVDIRDRRRLASAISDADVVVHLAAISGVPDCTENPDLTYETNVVGTANVTNWCRKTGAGLVFPLSMAIVGDPQEFPISIDHPRTPMNWYGRTKVLGERIVESFAANAFPAHLFLKGNLYGIHRAGGQTVTRNNVINYFVERALAGEDLTVYKPGTQARNYVHVVDVAQAYVQSVEAVLDQRDRGETGIEKFEIAGRKAPSVLDIAEFIQEVATERGIDVRVRQVENPRTETLVSNFDVDISKAQSELNWEPERGIESSIREAFDLLSKANN from the coding sequence ATGACGATTGAAGAGACACCAGCGACGACGCCGACAGTGGCAATTACTGGTGCAGCAGGGTTTGCCGGAAGTTGCGTCATTCAGGCGTTTCAAAATAAACACCCCGACTGGAATTTGATCGGGATCGATAACTTCTATCTCGGGACCGTCCGTACCGTCGGCGACCTTTCTATTAAACACGTTGACATCCGCGATCGCCGACGGCTTGCATCGGCGATTTCTGATGCGGACGTTGTGGTCCACCTCGCAGCGATAAGTGGTGTGCCAGACTGTACTGAGAATCCTGATCTGACGTACGAGACCAACGTCGTCGGAACGGCCAACGTCACGAACTGGTGCCGAAAAACCGGTGCTGGATTGGTATTTCCGTTGAGCATGGCTATCGTCGGTGATCCACAGGAGTTTCCAATATCGATCGATCACCCACGCACGCCGATGAACTGGTACGGCCGAACGAAAGTTCTTGGCGAGCGGATCGTCGAGTCGTTCGCGGCAAATGCGTTCCCCGCCCATCTTTTCCTCAAAGGCAACCTATACGGAATTCATCGTGCGGGTGGACAGACCGTCACCAGGAATAATGTTATCAACTACTTCGTCGAGCGAGCACTCGCTGGTGAAGATCTCACTGTCTATAAACCGGGAACGCAAGCGAGAAACTACGTTCATGTCGTGGACGTAGCGCAGGCGTACGTTCAGAGCGTCGAAGCGGTTCTGGACCAGCGCGACCGCGGTGAGACCGGGATCGAGAAATTCGAAATTGCTGGTCGAAAAGCGCCGAGCGTCCTCGATATTGCCGAGTTCATTCAAGAAGTTGCAACCGAACGAGGCATCGATGTGCGTGTTCGACAGGTGGAGAACCCACGCACAGAGACGCTCGTTTCGAACTTCGATGTGGATATATCGAAAGCACAGAGTGAACTGAACTGGGAGCCAGAGCGGGGCATCGAATCGTCAATCCGTGAGGCGTTCGACCTACTCTCGAAAGCGAACAATTAA
- a CDS encoding sugar transferase, whose amino-acid sequence MSGWQYRLASSIGTGTIAALAVAVTNHPSVQRLATASAPVLNRLPATTLPNSALTIAMATVLFIVLLALVPLYKPRPRRILDVVTETQRRVVLAAFILATIGYFDYTYRLPRSTLVLTTAGLLVLLPAWHVLIRRQKRSSTERIIIVGDDPENISKLVDMTEIPIVGYVSLSSPYHKNQLAEWSDSDTGSESSAPMAGYTDGGSVSIAPYPDIEGIEYLGGISRLSEILVTHDADTVALAFSRTDREEFFGVLNTCYSHGVTAKVPHELGSSVLTCDSTQYNELVDIDLEPWDWQDRMTKRLLDVTFAGVGLLLLSPLVLVISLAIKLDSPGSIIYAQKRTSTFGGTFTVYKFRSMVDDAESETGAVISDEDAGGVDPRVTRVGRILRSTHLDELPQLWSIFTGHMSVVGPRPERPEIDREITADMIEWKQRWFVKPGLTGLAQINDMTGHNPDGKLQLDVEYIRQQSIWFDLQIVIRQVFKVLKDVVKYENS is encoded by the coding sequence GTGTCCGGTTGGCAATATCGATTGGCGAGTTCGATCGGGACAGGGACAATCGCGGCACTAGCGGTTGCTGTCACCAATCATCCCTCCGTACAGAGATTGGCAACGGCATCGGCTCCTGTCTTGAATCGTCTGCCAGCTACGACTCTCCCAAACAGCGCATTGACGATTGCAATGGCGACGGTGCTGTTTATCGTACTACTCGCACTTGTCCCGCTGTACAAACCACGGCCGCGCCGTATACTCGATGTCGTTACCGAGACACAGCGTCGAGTCGTGCTTGCAGCGTTCATTCTCGCAACGATCGGATATTTCGATTATACATACCGGCTTCCCCGGTCAACGCTCGTGTTGACGACTGCCGGGCTGCTCGTGTTACTCCCAGCGTGGCACGTACTCATCCGGCGTCAAAAGCGAAGTTCGACCGAACGCATCATCATCGTCGGTGACGATCCGGAGAACATATCCAAGCTCGTCGACATGACTGAGATACCGATCGTCGGTTATGTCTCTCTGAGCAGTCCGTATCACAAGAACCAACTGGCAGAATGGTCTGATTCCGATACTGGCTCCGAATCATCGGCTCCAATGGCAGGGTATACGGACGGTGGTTCGGTATCGATCGCCCCGTACCCCGATATTGAGGGCATCGAATATCTCGGGGGGATTTCGAGGCTGAGTGAGATTCTAGTCACACACGACGCCGATACAGTCGCTCTGGCGTTCTCTCGGACCGACCGCGAGGAGTTCTTCGGAGTCCTCAATACGTGCTACAGCCACGGTGTCACCGCGAAAGTTCCCCATGAACTCGGGAGCAGCGTGTTAACCTGTGATTCCACGCAGTACAACGAGTTGGTAGACATCGACCTCGAGCCGTGGGATTGGCAGGATCGGATGACGAAGCGACTGCTCGACGTGACGTTTGCGGGTGTAGGGCTACTCCTGCTATCGCCGTTGGTGCTCGTAATCTCGCTCGCTATCAAACTGGACAGTCCAGGATCGATCATCTACGCCCAGAAACGAACGTCGACGTTCGGTGGCACGTTCACCGTCTATAAGTTCCGGAGTATGGTGGATGATGCTGAATCGGAGACGGGAGCGGTTATCAGCGACGAAGATGCAGGAGGCGTTGACCCCCGTGTTACTCGCGTTGGCCGCATCCTCCGCAGCACGCATCTCGATGAGCTTCCGCAGCTCTGGTCGATTTTCACGGGACATATGAGCGTTGTCGGTCCTCGACCTGAGCGTCCAGAGATCGATCGAGAGATCACAGCCGATATGATTGAATGGAAACAGCGCTGGTTCGTCAAGCCCGGATTGACGGGACTCGCTCAGATAAACGATATGACCGGACACAATCCAGACGGGAAGTTGCAGCTCGATGTTGAATATATCAGACAACAGTCCATCTGGTTCGACCTCCAAATCGTTATCAGACAGGTGTTTAAAGTTCTCAAAGATGTGGTCAAATATGAAAATAGTTAA
- a CDS encoding sulfatase-like hydrolase/transferase — MTNIALVVLDTLRKDAFDRHFDWLPGRRFERAFSTANWTVPAHASFFTGQYASEIGVHAKNMELDCDRPVLAERLSAAGYTTRAFSANTNITGHFGFDRGFTDFRTPDGSEHLTDEELFDWRRFSRETHTTGLQKYLEGVYECLRSDTKTIASLRMGLIFALDTQESVEYGGTLEAIDEVQNIEFSDNEFLFINVMEAHEPYRVPPEYATVEEPALTKSVGDISLEAVDGDQIQQAYDDCATYLSDCYNNLFDILSRDFDYIITLADHGEMLGEHGAWGHEHGVYKELTHVPLCVYGPGMDGTCSETVSLCDVYETVLDSAGINDSQGRGKTLLGTIDDRECITEYLGLTTWSEQKLEENGDETEREQYDTTQRGYAVDEYYGYETIDGYEETGETGIPSPKERLASIVAELDVRAVEGNTEVPDEIKARLEDLGYA; from the coding sequence ATGACAAACATCGCGCTTGTTGTCCTCGATACACTCCGAAAAGACGCGTTCGACCGCCACTTCGATTGGCTTCCCGGGCGTCGGTTCGAACGTGCATTCTCAACCGCGAACTGGACCGTTCCAGCCCACGCATCATTTTTCACGGGACAGTATGCGAGCGAAATTGGGGTCCACGCAAAGAACATGGAACTGGACTGTGACAGGCCCGTTCTCGCAGAGCGACTCTCAGCGGCTGGATACACCACGCGGGCGTTCAGTGCTAATACAAACATTACTGGACATTTCGGATTCGATAGAGGATTCACCGATTTCAGAACGCCAGACGGATCCGAGCATCTCACTGATGAGGAGCTGTTCGACTGGCGCAGGTTCAGCCGAGAAACCCACACGACAGGGCTACAGAAATATCTCGAAGGAGTGTACGAGTGTCTTCGAAGCGACACTAAAACAATTGCGTCACTCCGTATGGGACTCATATTCGCACTGGATACGCAGGAAAGCGTTGAGTACGGTGGGACACTCGAAGCGATAGACGAAGTGCAAAATATCGAGTTCAGTGACAACGAATTTCTCTTCATCAATGTGATGGAAGCCCACGAACCGTACCGCGTACCGCCAGAATATGCAACCGTGGAAGAACCAGCACTGACCAAGTCGGTCGGCGATATCAGTCTCGAAGCCGTAGACGGAGATCAAATTCAACAGGCGTACGATGATTGTGCGACATATCTTTCAGACTGCTATAACAACCTATTTGATATTTTGTCGAGAGACTTCGACTACATCATCACCCTCGCTGACCACGGGGAGATGCTCGGAGAACACGGCGCGTGGGGCCACGAACACGGCGTTTACAAGGAACTGACACACGTTCCACTGTGCGTTTACGGGCCAGGGATGGATGGTACGTGCTCCGAAACGGTCTCCCTTTGTGACGTGTACGAAACGGTTCTCGACAGTGCAGGCATCAATGATTCGCAAGGACGGGGCAAAACACTGCTCGGAACCATCGACGATCGAGAATGCATCACGGAGTATCTTGGACTGACCACGTGGAGCGAGCAGAAGCTCGAAGAAAATGGAGACGAAACCGAACGAGAACAATACGACACGACACAGCGAGGATATGCTGTCGATGAGTACTACGGCTATGAAACAATTGATGGATACGAAGAAACTGGAGAGACAGGAATACCGTCTCCGAAAGAACGACTCGCGTCGATCGTAGCAGAGCTAGACGTCAGAGCTGTTGAGGGGAATACTGAAGTTCCGGATGAGATCAAAGCCCGTCTAGAAGATCTTGGATACGCATGA
- a CDS encoding glycosyltransferase family 4 protein, translating into MARIALIHPQYLVTGGAEAVSLNAIEALQDEHSLTLFTNHEPQFDSLNDYYDTAVDPNRVSVRTPPIASHYVDRFGAQNGLLLYALLNRYVRRYLDAFDLVVGTYNELACEIPSVLYLHHPLYDVSNQHLDPRSNQGARYYYKRLSRSIAGVSNATMNHPSTTLLTNSDWMAENIKDVYGTRPRTVYPPIETSAFAPPPIEEQSRGFVSAGRVSKDKQLLRSIEILQRVRNRGHDITLHIAGPLPNTEYADRVRVAASRHAFVTIEGRLSRDELVSVIERNRYAIHGKDYEHFGIVVGEFIAGGALPFVPNTGGQCEILDQNDALLYESTDDAVETIDHVLSSPEFELSLREELPSVDEEYGQSRFRREICDVVSTAL; encoded by the coding sequence ATGGCTCGAATCGCACTGATACACCCTCAGTATCTAGTCACTGGTGGGGCAGAAGCCGTCTCACTCAACGCCATCGAAGCCCTTCAGGACGAGCACTCCCTCACATTGTTTACGAACCACGAGCCGCAGTTCGACTCGCTCAACGACTACTACGACACTGCTGTCGATCCAAATCGCGTCTCCGTCCGCACACCGCCGATTGCGTCACACTACGTCGACCGCTTCGGTGCACAGAACGGTCTGTTGCTCTATGCATTGCTGAATCGGTACGTCAGACGGTATCTCGATGCGTTCGATCTCGTGGTTGGCACGTACAACGAACTCGCTTGTGAGATCCCTTCTGTGTTGTATCTCCACCACCCGTTGTACGATGTATCGAATCAACACCTCGATCCGCGCAGCAATCAGGGCGCTCGCTATTACTACAAACGTCTCAGTCGCTCAATCGCCGGTGTTTCGAATGCGACCATGAACCATCCATCTACAACGCTGCTGACCAACTCCGACTGGATGGCAGAAAATATAAAAGACGTGTACGGAACGCGTCCGCGGACGGTGTATCCACCGATCGAAACCAGCGCGTTTGCTCCGCCTCCGATTGAAGAACAATCACGTGGGTTCGTCTCGGCCGGTCGTGTCTCGAAGGACAAACAGCTCTTGCGGAGCATCGAGATTTTACAGCGCGTTCGAAATCGAGGACACGATATTACTCTGCATATCGCAGGGCCGCTCCCCAATACGGAGTACGCTGATCGCGTTCGTGTGGCCGCTTCACGCCACGCGTTCGTGACGATAGAAGGACGGCTATCGCGTGATGAACTCGTCTCGGTAATCGAGCGAAATCGCTATGCGATCCACGGCAAGGACTACGAACACTTCGGGATCGTCGTCGGCGAATTCATCGCCGGAGGTGCCCTTCCATTCGTACCGAACACCGGTGGACAGTGCGAAATCCTCGATCAGAACGACGCGCTTCTCTATGAGTCGACTGATGACGCTGTCGAAACGATCGATCACGTGCTCTCTTCGCCAGAGTTCGAACTGTCCCTTCGTGAGGAATTACCGTCCGTCGATGAAGAGTACGGGCAATCGCGGTTTCGACGTGAGATCTGTGACGTTGTTTCGACCGCACTGTGA
- a CDS encoding undecaprenyl-diphosphate phosphatase — MDGETALIAVIVGILQGIFEWLPISSEGNITIALTALGQSNTSAVSFALFLHAGTAVSATAYYRDELKAVLRSIPDWRPSEAFDGSTAELSYLAIATLMTGIVGIPAYLLLGEVIGKLQGGMLIILIGGLLIVTGILQRVSGDLALGSREQPDIVDALLVGALQGFAVLPGISRSGVTASVLLFRSHDGPSAFRLSFLLSIPAALGGSALALLESGSLAGISPSGALIALTVSAIVGYLTIDALMRIVERISFWKICLGLGGVAIVGGGLLVARRIGIVAI, encoded by the coding sequence ATGGATGGAGAGACAGCGCTCATTGCGGTGATTGTTGGGATCCTGCAGGGTATTTTCGAATGGTTACCGATCTCAAGCGAGGGAAACATTACGATCGCTCTTACTGCACTCGGACAGAGTAACACCAGTGCAGTTTCCTTCGCGTTGTTTTTGCACGCTGGGACAGCCGTTTCAGCAACAGCGTACTACCGCGACGAGCTCAAAGCTGTGCTTCGATCGATTCCGGACTGGCGTCCATCGGAGGCGTTCGACGGTTCGACGGCCGAGCTGTCGTATCTCGCCATCGCAACACTGATGACCGGAATCGTTGGGATTCCGGCGTATCTGCTTCTTGGGGAAGTCATCGGCAAGCTTCAAGGAGGAATGTTGATCATTCTGATTGGCGGACTGCTCATCGTAACAGGAATACTCCAGCGTGTGTCCGGCGATCTTGCACTCGGGTCACGCGAACAACCGGACATCGTCGACGCGCTATTAGTTGGGGCGCTTCAGGGGTTCGCTGTGCTTCCGGGGATCTCTCGATCCGGCGTCACAGCAAGTGTACTCTTGTTTCGGAGCCACGATGGTCCATCGGCGTTCAGATTATCGTTTTTGCTGAGCATTCCCGCTGCGCTCGGTGGAAGTGCGCTTGCACTCCTCGAAAGCGGTAGTCTCGCTGGTATCTCTCCAAGTGGTGCACTGATCGCGCTAACGGTGAGCGCCATCGTCGGCTATCTCACGATCGATGCACTGATGCGCATCGTTGAGCGCATTTCATTCTGGAAAATCTGTCTTGGTCTGGGAGGAGTCGCAATCGTTGGTGGTGGACTCCTCGTTGCAAGACGAATTGGAATAGTGGCGATCTGA